In Naumovozyma dairenensis CBS 421 chromosome 2, complete genome, the following are encoded in one genomic region:
- the HIS6 gene encoding 1-(5-phosphoribosyl)-5- ((5-phosphoribosylamino)methylideneamino)imidazole-4-carboxamide isomerase HIS6 (similar to Saccharomyces cerevisiae HIS6 (YIL020C); ancestral locus Anc_7.193), with translation MTRFIGCIDLHNGEVKQIVGGTLTETNKKTESDTLKTNFVSQYPSSHYAKLYKTHNVTGSHVIKLGPNNDTAALEALKEAPNFLQVGGGINDTNCLEWLVYASKVIVTSWLFDKDGSFQMDRLKKISQICGKDRLVIDLSCRRTPSNKWVVAMNKWQTLTNLELNEEVFKLLSEYSDEFLIHAADVEGLCKGIDEELVTKLYEWTKDIKHSESIKIVYAGGAKSVTDLNLVEKLSNAKVDLTYGSSLDIFGGKLVKFADCCQWNEEH, from the coding sequence ATGACAAGATTTATAGGTTGTATTGATTTGCATAATGGTGAAGTAAAGCAAATTGTCGGAGGTACCTTAACagaaacaaacaaaaaaacagAATCAGACACCTTGAAAACCAACTTTGTATCACAATATCCATCATCTCATTATGCTAAATTGTATAAAACCCATAACGTTACCGGTAGTCATGTAATTAAATTGGGCCCCAACAATGATACAGCAGCATTAGAAGCCCTAAAGGAGGCACCAAATTTCCTACAAGTGGGGGGTGGTATTAATGATACCAATTGCTTGGAGTGGCTAGTATACGCTAGTAAAGTCATTGTTACTAGTTGGCTTTTCGATAAAGATGGATCATTTCAAATGGATAGATTAAAGAAGATTTCACAAATATGCGGTAAAGATCGTTTAGTGATTGATTTGAGTTGTAGAAGGACACCGTCTAATAAGTGGGTTGTCGCTATGAATAAATGGCAAACATTAACTAATTTAGAATTGAATGAAGAggttttcaaattgttgAGTGAATATTCTGACGAATTTTTGATTCATGCAGCAGATGTGGAAGGTCTATGTAAGGGTATCGATGAAGAACTCGTTACTAAGCTATACGAGTGGACGAAAGATATTAAACATTCAGAATCTATAAAGATTGTCTACGCTGGTGGTGCAAAAAGTGTCACGGATTTGAATCTTGTGGAGAAATTAAGTAATGCTAAAGTTGATTTAACTTATGGGAGCTCGTTGGACATATTCGGAGGAAAGTTAGTAAAATTTGCTGATTGTTGTCAGTGGAATGAAGAACACTAG
- the VID28 gene encoding glucose-induced degradation complex subunit VID28 (similar to Saccharomyces cerevisiae VID28 (YIL017C); ancestral locus Anc_7.184) has protein sequence MVSSHPSSAPLNSSSQLTIDDLQQLITTLVGNPMNKITYYVLPNVQLLDHILSISHTDPFNEQSMKLDLLYLILNLEQNIRDSLGTLYLNLVQRIYSIVSNTHNHNNLELYKTIPLNHPIINYKFFKLLKLTIQNCSIEQYPHIDYLQEGLVHLINSLINNPKEKQDQDQNQSQTNSIITLLDIFLILNKLDQFIPLSNLIMSIENLLLNYSNKYSYQIDFKYILPIKLQQQKQQTMTTDDDEQLKNKKMRKLPKYSPYSNKGIHFVTTIPNPIIINNQLDSQLISSSLVIYMAIYSNSYQTSDGFLSLFSSPTLWINIPFDIFIKSLLKNKNNIQLRCSALQFQIFPLLNPHLKQNKWKSLKTLKSLLPFILESFDYDSIPWWYDPFDVLLQLISLYNDNNMNTNVNIDTINNITPVKTANPMVFLLSKVDMIDKFLTIFRNCLKIELKSKDRKNYHISKTLTKIVKIFAALSSNDDFYRSLLLKHNAFIISLEDSLQTHIKLIDQFELNSKQFISIADLNQHLPSFYDSKLILSWLSLLKSLSRSPMALKTSLRKFNLIHLQLTLLEKDLSFFQNHTRNNNDKTILNELINMELQIMSNSLACICNFVMEFSSLQTFIVKNGIIDIIQAILNEPFFIDSGISSDQKNIQHINQIKTNSLWILRNLMYNCQNSEKFQLLDKISMDLILKFINDPNWSVQSQCFQLIRNLTSNSRKIIKLLIENFNEAPGFTITTTTTNVHEHESKSNNLFEFLSMKIKQISPYNADQRKALEGILYIIVNLAALNENKKKLIMNQNEILKVISEILSSGDNINYHTAVERRFNNDPSLKLASLWILNNLLWDSTVSHYSQFGLDISQRRRHGASNHDADSSSLPSSSSSSSSSSSLGANHEQQHHPHHHHQSIRAESDGTLLDLRTRTNENNGNVFVTTAKENTNDKPISADDETMYAHPNNNDNDTTLSSSNLPTNFAAIKRCQTLEDLGIRELVKQNIFDKTLAVREKSRTLLYHMDLLIKEGLAPYK, from the coding sequence ATGGTATCTTCTCACCCATCTTCCGCCCCTCTCAATTCATCGTCACAACTAACCATCGATGATCTCCAACAACTTATAACAACACTAGTGGGTAACCCGATGAATAAAATTACATATTATGTCCTTCCAAATGTCCAATTATTAGACCATATACTATCTATCTCTCATACTGATCCATTCAATGAACAATCGATGAAATTGGATTTATTATACCTAATTCTAAATTTAGAACAAAACATAAGAGACAGTTTAGGAACATTATATCTTAATCTAGTGCAAAGAATCTATTCTATAGTTTCTAATACCCATAATCATAACAATCTCGAATTATACAAAACAATCCCGCTTAATCATccaataattaattataagTTTTTCAAACTATTAAAATTAACTATACAAAATTGTTCCATTGAACAATATCCTCATATTGACTACCTTCAAGAAGGACTTGttcatttaattaattctttgattAATAACCCCAAAGAGAAGCAAGATCAAGACCAAAACCAAAGCCAAACTAATTCAATCATTACTTTATTAGATATATTTCtgatattgaataaattagatCAATTCATTCCTTTATCAAATCTTATCATGtctattgaaaatttactcttaaattattccaataaatattcttatCAAATCGactttaaatatattcttccaATCAaactacaacaacaaaagcAACAGACAATGACAACAGACGATGATGagcaattgaaaaataaaaagatgAGGAAATTACCGAAATATTCTCCTTATTCAAATAAGGGTATTCATTTCGTTACTACAATACCAAATCCaataattataaacaaTCAATTAGATTCtcaattaatttcttcatcacttGTAATATATATGGCTATTTATAGCAACAGTTACCAGACAAGTGATGGATTTCTCTCCCTTTTCTCGAGTCCAACATTATGGATCAATATACCATTtgatatcttcatcaaaagTCTCttaaagaataaaaataacatACAATTAAGATGTTCTGCATTACAGTTTCAAATATTCCCTCTTTTAAATCCACATCTAAAACAGAACAAGTGgaaatctttgaaaacattaaaatctttattGCCTTTCATTTTAGAATCTTTCGATTATGATTCAATCCCATGGTGGTATGATCCATTCGATGTTCTTTTACAATTAATCAGCTTGTATAACGATAATAACATGAACACTAACGTTAACATTGATACCATCAACAATATAACCCCTGTAAAGACAGCTAACCCCATggttttcttattatccAAAGTTGATATGATTGATAAATTCTTAACAATTTTCAGAAATTGtttaaaaattgaattgaaatcaaaagaTAGGAAAAACTATCACATATCAAAGACTCTAACAAAAATTGTTAAAATTTTTGCGGCATTATCTtctaatgatgatttttatCGTTCACTGTTACTAAAACACAATGCCTTTATCATTTCTTTAGAAGATTCTTTACAAACGCatattaaattaattgatcaattcgaattaaattcaaaacaatTCATTTCAATTGCCGATTTAAATCAACATTTACCTTCTTTTTACGATTCAAAATTAATCTTATCGTGGTTATCCTTATTAAAGTCTCTTTCAAGAAGTCCAATGGCTTTGAAAACATcattaagaaaatttaatttgattcaCTTGCAATTAACCTTATTGGAAAAggatttatcattttttcaaaatcatacCAGAAATAACAACGATAAGACAATATTGAATGAACTAATTAATATGGAATTACAAATTATGAGTAATTCATTAGCATGTATTTGTAACTTTGTTATGGAATTCTCAAGTTTACAAACATTTATCGTCAAAAACGGtatcattgatattattcaagCCATCTTAAATGaaccatttttcattgattcGGGCATTTCATCTgaccaaaaaaatattcaacatataaatcaaattaaaacaaattctttatggatattaagaaatttaatGTATAATTGTCAAAATTCTGAAAAATTCCAATTACTAGATAAAATTAGTATGGATCTCATTCtgaaatttattaatgatcCAAATTGGTCTGTTCAATCTCAATGTTTCCAATTAATTAGAAATTTaacttcaaattcaagaaaaattattaaattactTATCGAAAATTTTAACGAAGCACCCGGTTTTACTATTACTACCACTACTACCAATGTTCATGAACatgaatcaaaatcaaataacttatttgaattcttaTCAATGAAAATCAAACAAATTAGTCCATATAATGCTGATCAAAGGAAGGCATTGGAAGGTATACTTTATATCATTGTGAACTTAGCTGCACTTaatgaaaacaagaaaaaattaataatgaatcaaaatgaaattttaaaaGTCATAtctgaaatattatcatctgGTGACAACATCAACTATCATACTGCCGTCGAGAGAAGATTTAACAATGATCCAAGTTTAAAATTAGCAAGTTTATGGATTCtaaataatcttttatGGGATTCTACGGTATCTCATTATTCTCAATTTGGATTAGATATAAgtcaaagaagaaggcaTGGTGCCAGCAATCATGACGCGGACTCCTCATCTTTGCCAtcttcctcctcctcctcctcctcttcttcttcattagGAGCCAATCATGAGCAACAACATCACCctcaccatcatcatcaaagTATCAGAGCTGAATCTGATGGTACATTGTTAGATTTAAGAACCAGaactaatgaaaataatggcAATGTGTTTGTAACTACAGCCAAAGAAAATACGAATGATAAACCGATAAgtgctgatgatgaaactaTGTATGCCCAtcctaataataatgacaatgatACAACACTTAGTTCATCAAATCTTCCAACCAATTTTGCTGCAATTAAAAGATGTCAAACCCTTGAGGATCTTGGAATACGTGAGTTAGTTAAACAGAATATCTTCGACAAGACTTTGGCAGTGAGagaaaaatcaagaacTTTACTATATCATATGGATCTTCTAATTAAAGAAGGTCTAGCCCCGTACAAATAA
- the NDAI0B01760 gene encoding 60S ribosomal protein eL29 (similar to Saccharomyces cerevisiae RPL29 (YFR032C-A); ancestral locus Anc_7.189) — protein sequence MAKSKNHTAHNQTKKAHKNGIKKPKTYKYPSLKGVDPKFRRNHKHALHGTAKALAAKRAAAKN from the coding sequence atgGCTAAATCTAAGAATCATACCGCTCATAACCAAACCAAGAAGGCTCACAAAAACGGTATCAAGAAGCCAAAGACCTACAAGTACCCATCTTTAAAGGGTGTTGATCCAAAGTTCAGAAGAAACCATAAGCATGCTTTACACGGTACTGCTAAGGCTTTAGCTGCCAAACGTGCTGCTGCTAAGAATTag
- the RPL2B gene encoding 60S ribosomal protein uL2 (similar to Saccharomyces cerevisiae RPL2A (YFR031C-A) and RPL2B (YIL018W); ancestral locus Anc_7.187), with translation MGRVIRNQRKGAGSIFTSHTRLRQGAAKLRTLDYAERHGYIRGIVKQIVHDAGRGAPLAKVVFRDPYKYKLREEIFIANEGVHTGQFIYAGKKASLNVGNVLPLGSVPEGTIVSNVEERPGDRGAIARASGNYVIIIGHNPDENKTRVRLPSGAKKIISSDARGVIGVVAGGGRVDKPLLKAGRAFHKYRLKRNSWPKTRGVAMNPVDHPHGGGNHQHIGKASTISRGAVSGQKAGLIAARRTGLLRGSQKTQD, from the exons ATGG GTAGAGTTATTCGTAACCAAAGAAAGGGTGCTGGTTCTATCTTCACCTCTCACACCAGATTAAGACAAGGTGCTGCCAAGTTGAGAACGTTAGATTATGCTGAACGTCATGGTTACATCCGTGGTATTGTTAAGCAAATTGTTCACGATGCTGGTAGAGGTGCTCCATTAGCTAAAGTTGTTTTCCGTGACCCATACAAGTACAAGTTACgtgaagaaattttcattGCTAATGAAGGTGTCCACACCGGTCAATTCATCTATGCTGGTAAGAAGGCATCTTTGAACGTTGGTAACGTTTTACCATTAGGATCCGTCCCAGAAGGTACCATTGTCTCTaatgttgaagaaagaCCAGGTGACAGAGGTGCTATTGCTAGAGCTTCTGGTAACTAcgttatcattattggtCACAACCCAGATGAAAACAAGACCAGAGTTAGATTACCATCTGGTGCCAAGAAGATTATTTCTTCCGATGCCAGAGGTGTCATTGGTGTTGTTGCTGGTGGTGGTAGAGTTGACAAGCCATTGTTGAAGGCTGGTCGTGCTTTCCACAAGTACAGATTAAAGAGAAACTCATGGCCAAAGACTCGTGGTGTTGCCATGAATCCAGTTGACCATCCTCACGGTGGTGGTAACCATCAACATATTGGTAAAGCTTCTACCATTTCTAGAGGTGCTGTTTCCGGTCAAAAGGCTGGTTTAATTGCTGCCAGAAGAACTGGTTTATTACGTGGTTCTCAAAAGACTCAAGATTAA